From the genome of bacterium:
AGGACGATCAGGGGCGAGAATCTAGTCATGGTCTCCCCGTTCCGAGAGCCTCTCCGCCGAGAGACCCGGTCGGATCGCCAGCACGGTTATCACCAGTACGATCAGAATCAACGAGAAGCCGTAGAGGCAACTCATCGCCGGCGCGATCCCGCTCAACAGGATCCACAGCGCCAGGGCATAGAGCGCCAGCTTTCCCGCCACGAGCAGGGCGATGGCGCCGCGGTTGCGGCCGACCGCCGGCGGCACCAGGGCCCGGCGGATCAACGCCTCCACGAGCCAGAAGCCGATCACGGCCCAGGCGGCCGAACCCAGGAATCCGAGCGCGAAGCGCGCGTCCGTGAGGCGGCCCAGGACCAGCGAGATGACGGTCGCGGCCGCGAGGGTCCACAGCCGCGCCTTCCTCAGGACCGTCGAATTCACTTGCGGCCCCCCTGCAGCTTCAGCAGCAGCCAGACCTGCCTGAAGGCCGCGAGAAGACCGAGCATCACGCCGCCGGTCTCGAAGGCAGTGGCGTGCCCCCAGCGGCCCGCCGCCCAGTGCCCCAGCAGGTAGCCCAGCACCGGACCGACCACGAGCATGGTGGGGATGGTGGTGTAGATCCCCACATCCCGCATGCGGCGGCCGCGGTCCTTGTTCCCGGGCCTGTTCATCTCAGGGCGCTCCAGTCGAACGAAGCCTGGCGGATCGGAAAAATGCGCCGGTCTTCGACACGATCCGAAAACCGGCACAAATAAGTGAATCGTGCCCTTGAAAGTCAAATAAATAACAGGGCGTTTTCGGGCACTGGCGGCCTATTGGAGACCGTTTGCGTTTATTTTCCCGCGCCCGCCCCGGGCTGCCCCACGGGCTGCGCGGCGGGGGCGGCCGCGGGCCCCTTCGCGGGTGTCGTGCGGGGCCCGCCCATGCTGCAGTTGCCCTCGAAGAAGACGCCCTCGTCTATGACCAGGCGCTTGGTCTTGATGTCGCCCTCGACGTGCGATCCGCTCTGCAGTTCGATCTTGTTCTCGGCGACGATGTTGCCGAAGAGCTGGCCGCCGATGATGGCGTTCTTGACCTTCACCGTGGCGTTGACCGTGCCGGTCTTGCCGATGATCAGATTCTCTGGCGTCGCGATGTCGCCCTTGAAATCGCCTTCGATGCGGAAGGTGCCCGAGGCTTCGACCTTGCCGTCGAACTTGCAGCCCTGGGCCAGGATCGATGTCTGTCGGTTGTCGGTGTCTTGGTTTTCGGGATCCTTGCCGAACATTCTCGTACCTCCTTATAGATCGCCGCCGCGGGCGTGCCCGGGGCGTGCGATGCGGGTTCCCCGGTCTCCTTAATCCGGTCTCGCGACGGATCCGTCGCCCGTCACTCCTGACATACTATCATTCCCCGGGACTTCCCGGTATCACGTTCCGCGGATCGACAGCCTCGCCGTCACGCCAGATCTCGAAGTGCAGATGGGGCGCCGAGGAGCGTCCCGTGCCGCCCAGCGCGGCGATGACCTGGCCCGGCTCTACGCGGTCGCCCGCCTGCGCGATCAGGCGGCTGCAGTGCCCGTAGATGGTTACGTAACCGAAACCGTGACGGATTTCAACAAAGTTTCCCAGATCGTCATCCCAGCCCGCGCTCTGCACGATGCCCCGGCCCGCGGCGCGCACCTCCGTGTCGACGGGCGCGACCAGATCGATGCCGTAATGGGGCGTCAAGCCGTCGACCAGGTCGCCGGCTTCGAATTCCCGCGTCACGTGGCCCTCGACGGGCCACACGTCGGGCGGCGGCGTCATGATCACGCCCGCCACCTCGCCGAGCCTGGCCCGCATCGGATCGCCCGCGTCCGCCGCGGTGTCCTCCGCCGCATCGTCGAGCAGCTGGTTCACGCCGAGCATGGTGAGCACGCGCTCCTGCATGTCTCGCATCTGGTCGAGCTCGCGGTTGAGTTCCTGGACCCGGACGAGCTGGGCGTTGGCCGCCACCAGCCGCCCCTGCAGCTCCGGCACCTGGCGGGCCTGCTGCAACAGGGTCGAGTAGGACAGGATCACGACCAGGAACAGGAGCGTTACGAGAACCAGCAGCAGCGTCATGGCCACCAGCAACCGCCGGCTGATGCTGAATTCGTTGGTGCTCTGGTCGTCGCTGGGAACCACGATGATCCGGGTGTGCGGCGGAAAACGCAGCAGCAATATTCACTCCTTTCATCCGGCGCGGTCGTCCTCCCGCGCGGGAGCGTCTTCTTCGCTCTCGATCAGGGATGCGCTTACGCGCTCGGCGCCGGGCCTGTGGCCGGGAAACGCCATGTGGAAGCGGGCGCCTTCGCTCTGCGCGAGTTCGATGCGGCCGCCGTGTTCGTGGATGATCCGGGCGACGATGGACAGGCCGAGACCCGTGCCCTTGCCGTACGCCTTGGTGGTGAAGAAGGGCAGGAAGATCTCGTCCCGATACTCAGGCGGCACGCCCTCGCCGTCGTCGGCGAAGACCATCTCCACCTCGCCGGGATCGCCCCGTTCGATCCGGATGGCGATCTCGCCGCCGGCGGGCATGGCGTCGAGCGAGTTGGCGATGAGGTTGAAGACGACCTGCTCGAGCTCGTTGCGGTTCCCGGTGATCGTACCGGGATCGCGGTCGTCGATGGTCACCTCCACGTTCTGCAGCCTGATCGGCTTCTCCATGAGGAAGACCGTGTCGCGGACGACCTCGGCCAGGTCCAGGCGCCCGCGCTCGCCGCCCGAGGGCCGCGCGAAGTTCAGTAGGCCCTTGATGATCGACCGGCATTGCTCGGTCTGCCTGATGATGCGCTGTACGTCTTCCACGTCATCTTCCGAGGCGACGGATTCTTCCAGCATCTGCGCCGAGAGCAGGATTGAGCCGAGCGGTGTGTTGAGCTGATGCGCGATGCCGGCCGCGAACTGGCCGATGCCGGCCAGCTTCTCGGTCTCGCTCATGCGCGCCTCCAGCCTCTTCTCGGAGGTGATGTCGCGGGCGATCACGACGAAGGCCTGCGCGCCTTCCCCGCCGCGATCGCCGGGACCAGCCGCGATATGCGACACGGTCATCGCCAGCTGTCCGAGTTCCTGCCGGCCCCGTCGCCGCAGCGGAAACTCGAAGTGGATGCTGCGGCTCAGGCGCACGGAATCGCCCATGGCCTTCTCGATCTCCACCCCGTAACAGATGTGGATGTCGCGGAACGGCTTGCCCAGAACGTTGCGGCGCGGCGCGGCGAAGAGCGATTCGGCCGCCTTGTTCCACTCGAGCACGCGGCCCGCGCCGTCGAGCAGGAAGATGGCCTCGCCGGCGTGGTTGATGATGTCGCGGTACTTGCGTTCCGAGCGGCGCAACCGCAGCTCGTCGAACTGGCGGCGGCGGAAGATGGCCCAGAAACCCCAGCCGACGGCCACGAAGAGGAACATGGAGACGATGGACCAGATCTGGGAAAAGAGGCTTATTCCGCCCGACTGGGACGAGGAGAAGAGCGGTCGACCCGCACGCAGATGCGCCACGAGCTGGGCGGATCCGAGCGCCACGGCCACCAGCAGCGCGCCCGTCGCGATGGCCAGCAGGACCAGCAAGGGATCGAAACGGCTCAACGCCGGCGTGTGTTTCTTCAACTTGTTGTCTTGCAGCTAATTACCTCTGTCGGTGCGGTCGTGGCTCAGGACAGGTCGGTCTCGACGCCCATCAGGGACAGGATGCGCAACAGATCATCGTTCGTATAGAAGCGCACCGACAGATGACCGCGTCCGTCCTTGTCGCGTTCGATCTGCGCGGGAGCTCCGTAATGGGCCTCCACCCTCTCGCGCAGGACGCGCACCTCGCGGGTCTCGTCGACCGCGGCACGCTTGCCGCGTTTATTCTGCGGTCGGGTCCCGCCCGTCAACAGGCCGCGCACGCGCTTCTCGCATTCGCGCACCGACAGCCCCCGGTTGCGGCAGAGGCGGGCCAGCCGGAGCCTGGCCTCCGAGTCGGTCACGCCCAGCAGGACCTTGGCGTGACCCCGCGAGATACGGTCGTCCTGGATCATTTCCTGGATCTCGACCTCGAGCGAGAGCAGGCGCAGCGTATTGGCCACGCCGCTGCGGCCCTTGCCGAGCATGATCGCCAGCTCCTCCTGCGTGGCTCCGTAATCGTCGAGAAGCCGCTTGAACGCGGACGCCTCCTCGATGGGATTGAGATCCTCGCGCTGGATGTTTTCGAGCAGAGCGATCTTGAGCGCCTCGGTTTCCTCGTACGAGCAGATCAAGGCTGGTATCGAAGCGACACCGGCGAGCCGTGCGGCGCGCAGTCGTCGCTCGCCGGCGACCAGGCAGTAGTCGAGCGGCTCGCTCCCCGAGACGTCGCCGTCCGGATCCAGGCGGTCGTCCAGGCTCACCGGTCGCGTCTCGTCGTCGCGCAGATGTCTCACGAGGATCGGCTGCAAAACGCCGACCTGGCGGATGGAGTCGGCGAGTTCATGTAACGTATTGTCTTTAAAGATTTTACGCGGCTGGGTGGGGTTGAGTCCGATGGTCCCGAGGGGGATCATGCGCGCCTCGCGGTCGCCCAGGCCGCCGCTGGATTCGGACGTCGCCCCGGAAATGAGCGCCGACAGCCCGCGCCCCAGCACACGGTCTTGTCTCGGATTCATGATTCGCCTCCTCAGGCTCGCGCCTCGGCCATCCCCTTGTTCCTGGCGATGACCTCGCCGGCAAGTTCCATGTAGCTTTGTGAGCCTTGGCAATCCACGTCGTAGAGCAGGATCGGCTTGCCGAACGACGGGGCTTCGCTCAACCGAACGTTCCGGGGAATCTTGGTTTCGAACACCGTGTCGCCGAAGTAGCCGATCGCCTCGTCGGCTACCTGGTTGGACAGCTTGAGGCGCCGGTCGAACATGGTCAGCAGGACGCCCTCGATCCGGAGCGATCTGTTCAGGCTCTTCTGTACGATCTGAACCGTGCTCAAAAGCTGGCTCAGGCCCTCCAGGGCGTAATACTCGCACTGGATGGGAATGAGCACCGAGTCGGCGGCGGTCAAGGCATTGAGCGTCAACAACCCCAGGCTGGGCGGCGTGTCGATGATCAGGAAGTCGTAGGTTTCGTGCGCGTCCTGAAGGGCGCTCGACATGAACCTCTCGCGCGACACCTGGGCCACCAGCTCGATCTCGGCGCCGGCGAGACGACGATCGCTGGGCACGATATCGAGATAGGGTATGGAAGTCGCATAGACGCACGCCTCCAGGTCCGCATTGCCGAGCAGGAGCTCATAGCTCGTCAACTTGAAATCCGTCAGGCCACAACCGCTCGTGGCGTTGTCCTGTGGATCCAGGTCGAGCAACAAGGTGTTTCTCTCGGCCGCCGCCAGGCAGGCACAAAGGTTGACGGCGGTGGTGGTCTTGCCCACGCCGCCCTTCTGATTGGAAATGGAGATGATTTTGCCCATGCCGCCCCCGTCCATCCGTGCTTTCTTCTCGATGTGGAGGATCGAGGGGGGGAAGATAACCGGTAAATCAGCCGCATGTCCAGCCGATTTCTTCTGTTGTACACAATGTTGTTGAATTTTCTGTGGAAAACCGGGCCGCCGGATGATGCTGTTCCACGTGGAACAGCCCGGGGTCGTGTTCCACGTGGAACAGGGGGGCCTAAAGGTGGGGGTAGAGAGAGACCAGGAGACTCCAGGGGCGCGAATCGCCACCGACCGGAAACAGGCATGCCCTTGGTGTCCCGGGACATCCGCCCGAACCCGCGGCGGGCAGGCGAAGTCGGCCGCGAAGATCATCATCCAGACCACGCGACCGGCCATGAAGCCTGCAAATGACGAGTGAATCGTCGGCCGCCCGGACATCCCGCCTGTAGCGACGCCAGCCGGCGATAACTTCCTCATCCGTAAGGCGCAGGGCCTTCATGGTGACCACGCCCGTCATGGATGCGGGCAAGTCGTCGCCACACAGGGCCGTCCTGGGGCCCCACTGATCCTCCCCGACGCGGATATCGCGCAGGCCCATGACCTCGATCGCTCGCTCGAGAAACCAGGCGCGCTTGTGTCTCGGTTCGACCAGGATCGAACCCACATGTTCCCGGCCACCGAATCCCAGCTCGCCCGACAGCAGGTGCCAGACGAGCCCAGGGATGCCCGCACCGGAGCCGAGGTCGGCATAATGATAAGCGGCCGCCGGGCCCGGAAAAGATGATTCGGCGGCAGGAAGAACCGATTCCATCAGGGCCTCATAGGAAGACACGCTCTCCGCAACCAGATTATCGAGCCTGTCGAGCGTAGCTACCCGGGAGACCAGGCTGAAGCCGGCATTCCAGCGCATCACCTCATCCTTGTACCGCCGCAGGACGGCGTCGATCCTCTCGGAGTGTTCAACCATCATCATTCTTCTTTAATCTCATCACCATCACGCTCAGAACCGCCAGGTCGGATTGACGCACACCGTCAATTCTGCTCGCCTGTCCCAGGGTCGAGGGCCGCATGCCGGCGAGCTTTTCGCGCGCTTCGTTGCTCAGGGCCGTCAGAGAAAAATAATCCAGTTCGGGCGGCAACTGCAGGTGGTCGAGATGTTTCCTGTTGCGTAACATCTTGTCCTGCCGGGAGATATATCCTGCATAGCGGATATCGAGGGCTGCCTGCGTCTCCGCTTCCCGCAGGTCGGCGGGGGAGAGCAGGATCTCGTAACCTGCCGACGCATGCAGGGCGTCGAGATCGGCCCGCATGAATGAATCGGCGCTCATAAGAGATTGGATGTTGTTTTCGGGTCGTTTCATCAATTCCGCCGCGGCGATTCGCCGGCCAGTCAACCCATCGGTCGCCCGGGCCGTCTTCAAGAAGGACAACGTCCGCCGCGCGGCCTCGCCGCGCGCGCCCAGGTGCGCGAGATCCCCAGTCTCCAGCAAACCGATCTCCCGGGCCAGGGGCAGCATGCGTTCGGCCACGTTATCGCATCTGAGGTAGAGGCGGCTCTCCGCGCGCGAGGTGAACATGCGGTAAGGCTCGGTGATCTCCTTTGTCACCAGGTCGTCCAGCAGGACGCCCATGTAGGACCGTTCCCGCGGGAATGCGACAGGCGCCTTGCCCGTGAGGCTGCGCACGGCGTTGATGCCGGCCGCGAGTCCCTGGGCGGCCGCCTCCTCGTAGCCCGAGGTGCCGAGGATCTGGCCGGCCAGGTAGAGTCCCGCCACCGGCTTGGCCTCGAGGGACGCGTTCACCTGCCAGGACGGGACGCTGTCGTATTCCACCGCGTAGCCGCTACGGGTCAAAACCGCCTCTTCGAGCCCGACGATGCTGTGGACCATGTCCTCCTGGACATCCCGCGGCAGGCTCGTGGAGAGCCCGTTCACGTACACTTCCTCGTTGTCGCGTCCCTCGGGTTCCAGGAAAACGAAATGACGCGTCTTGTCCGCGAACCGGACGATCTTGTCTTCGATCGAGGGACAGTAGCGCGGCCCGGTGCCCTCGATGATGCCGCCGTAGAGCGGCGACCGCGCGAGGTTGTTCCTGATGATCTCGTGGGTGCGGGCGTTGGTGTGCGTGACGTGGCAATCGACCTGGTCCGGAGCGAAATCCACGGTTCGGAACGAGAACGGTGCGGGGTCGTCGTCGCCCCGTTGACGCTCGACGCGTTCGAAGTCGATGGTGTCGCGGTGCAGGCGGGGCGGCGTGCCTGTCTTCAGGCGCACCAGCTCCAGGCCGGCCGCGGTGAGCGCGGCGCCGAGACCGAGCGAAGCGGCGGCCCCCTCGCGTCCCCCCTGGACGCGCGTGTCCCCCACGTGCATCAATCCTCCCAGGAAGGTGCCGGTGCAGAGCACGACGCGATCGGCGCAAAGTTCGCGGGCGCTCCCCAGCATGACGCCGCGCACGCGCCGTCCTCCCGCGCCATCATCCCTGAGCAGGCCCGACACGTCGGCCTCTATCACCTCGAGGCCTTTCCGGTTGGACACGATGTCGCACATCAGCGACTGGTAGACGAGCTTGTCCGCCTGTGCCCGCGGCGCCTGGACCGCCGGCCCCTTGCGCCGGTTCAGGATGCGGAAATGGATGCCGGCCCGGTCGATGGCGCGGCCCATCTCGCCGCCGAGCGCATCGATCTCCTTGACCAGGTGCCCCTTGCCGAGGCCGCCGATGGCGGGGTTGCACGGCATGCGCCCGATCTCGAGGCGATCGTGGGTGACCAGCGCCGTGCGCGCACCGAGACGAGCCGACGCGAGGGCGGCCTCGATCCCCGCGTGTCCGCCGCCGACGACGATGATGTCAAACCTGTTTGTCATTGTATCGTGTTGTGTCGCAACTATTTACCTACGC
Proteins encoded in this window:
- a CDS encoding polymer-forming cytoskeletal protein, with the protein product MFGKDPENQDTDNRQTSILAQGCKFDGKVEASGTFRIEGDFKGDIATPENLIIGKTGTVNATVKVKNAIIGGQLFGNIVAENKIELQSGSHVEGDIKTKRLVIDEGVFFEGNCSMGGPRTTPAKGPAAAPAAQPVGQPGAGAGK
- a CDS encoding ParB/RepB/Spo0J family partition protein, with amino-acid sequence MNPRQDRVLGRGLSALISGATSESSGGLGDREARMIPLGTIGLNPTQPRKIFKDNTLHELADSIRQVGVLQPILVRHLRDDETRPVSLDDRLDPDGDVSGSEPLDYCLVAGERRLRAARLAGVASIPALICSYEETEALKIALLENIQREDLNPIEEASAFKRLLDDYGATQEELAIMLGKGRSGVANTLRLLSLEVEIQEMIQDDRISRGHAKVLLGVTDSEARLRLARLCRNRGLSVRECEKRVRGLLTGGTRPQNKRGKRAAVDETREVRVLRERVEAHYGAPAQIERDKDGRGHLSVRFYTNDDLLRILSLMGVETDLS
- a CDS encoding class I SAM-dependent methyltransferase, which produces MRWNAGFSLVSRVATLDRLDNLVAESVSSYEALMESVLPAAESSFPGPAAAYHYADLGSGAGIPGLVWHLLSGELGFGGREHVGSILVEPRHKRAWFLERAIEVMGLRDIRVGEDQWGPRTALCGDDLPASMTGVVTMKALRLTDEEVIAGWRRYRRDVRAADDSLVICRLHGRSRGLDDDLRGRLRLPAAGSGGCPGTPRACLFPVGGDSRPWSLLVSLYPHL
- a CDS encoding PAS domain S-box protein; its protein translation is MKKHTPALSRFDPLLVLLAIATGALLVAVALGSAQLVAHLRAGRPLFSSSQSGGISLFSQIWSIVSMFLFVAVGWGFWAIFRRRQFDELRLRRSERKYRDIINHAGEAIFLLDGAGRVLEWNKAAESLFAAPRRNVLGKPFRDIHICYGVEIEKAMGDSVRLSRSIHFEFPLRRRGRQELGQLAMTVSHIAAGPGDRGGEGAQAFVVIARDITSEKRLEARMSETEKLAGIGQFAAGIAHQLNTPLGSILLSAQMLEESVASEDDVEDVQRIIRQTEQCRSIIKGLLNFARPSGGERGRLDLAEVVRDTVFLMEKPIRLQNVEVTIDDRDPGTITGNRNELEQVVFNLIANSLDAMPAGGEIAIRIERGDPGEVEMVFADDGEGVPPEYRDEIFLPFFTTKAYGKGTGLGLSIVARIIHEHGGRIELAQSEGARFHMAFPGHRPGAERVSASLIESEEDAPAREDDRAG
- a CDS encoding AtpZ/AtpI family protein, with translation MNRPGNKDRGRRMRDVGIYTTIPTMLVVGPVLGYLLGHWAAGRWGHATAFETGGVMLGLLAAFRQVWLLLKLQGGRK
- the mnmG gene encoding tRNA uridine-5-carboxymethylaminomethyl(34) synthesis enzyme MnmG; translation: MTNRFDIIVVGGGHAGIEAALASARLGARTALVTHDRLEIGRMPCNPAIGGLGKGHLVKEIDALGGEMGRAIDRAGIHFRILNRRKGPAVQAPRAQADKLVYQSLMCDIVSNRKGLEVIEADVSGLLRDDGAGGRRVRGVMLGSARELCADRVVLCTGTFLGGLMHVGDTRVQGGREGAAASLGLGAALTAAGLELVRLKTGTPPRLHRDTIDFERVERQRGDDDPAPFSFRTVDFAPDQVDCHVTHTNARTHEIIRNNLARSPLYGGIIEGTGPRYCPSIEDKIVRFADKTRHFVFLEPEGRDNEEVYVNGLSTSLPRDVQEDMVHSIVGLEEAVLTRSGYAVEYDSVPSWQVNASLEAKPVAGLYLAGQILGTSGYEEAAAQGLAAGINAVRSLTGKAPVAFPRERSYMGVLLDDLVTKEITEPYRMFTSRAESRLYLRCDNVAERMLPLAREIGLLETGDLAHLGARGEAARRTLSFLKTARATDGLTGRRIAAAELMKRPENNIQSLMSADSFMRADLDALHASAGYEILLSPADLREAETQAALDIRYAGYISRQDKMLRNRKHLDHLQLPPELDYFSLTALSNEAREKLAGMRPSTLGQASRIDGVRQSDLAVLSVMVMRLKKNDDG
- a CDS encoding AAA family ATPase; this encodes MGKIISISNQKGGVGKTTTAVNLCACLAAAERNTLLLDLDPQDNATSGCGLTDFKLTSYELLLGNADLEACVYATSIPYLDIVPSDRRLAGAEIELVAQVSRERFMSSALQDAHETYDFLIIDTPPSLGLLTLNALTAADSVLIPIQCEYYALEGLSQLLSTVQIVQKSLNRSLRIEGVLLTMFDRRLKLSNQVADEAIGYFGDTVFETKIPRNVRLSEAPSFGKPILLYDVDCQGSQSYMELAGEVIARNKGMAEARA
- a CDS encoding M23 family metallopeptidase; its protein translation is MLLRFPPHTRIIVVPSDDQSTNEFSISRRLLVAMTLLLVLVTLLFLVVILSYSTLLQQARQVPELQGRLVAANAQLVRVQELNRELDQMRDMQERVLTMLGVNQLLDDAAEDTAADAGDPMRARLGEVAGVIMTPPPDVWPVEGHVTREFEAGDLVDGLTPHYGIDLVAPVDTEVRAAGRGIVQSAGWDDDLGNFVEIRHGFGYVTIYGHCSRLIAQAGDRVEPGQVIAALGGTGRSSAPHLHFEIWRDGEAVDPRNVIPGSPGE